One window of Apteryx mantelli isolate bAptMan1 chromosome 8, bAptMan1.hap1, whole genome shotgun sequence genomic DNA carries:
- the LOC136992558 gene encoding uncharacterized protein isoform X2, producing the protein MLRLEIRGQRDSTPGLSLCFSPQCGTSDKLCNISYLPSVGDGQKTGETLVKPSPFLSTMPTSHQPSEAADLSPETTTVPETSSEKNMTSAVTNGTGAHTTEEDAPIPTTPMAGTEAERLQASPTASPGDVTATHHEHHNVSLSVSSSTEIPSPSLAASTQEENPPGHEGTEPLSTTEEADAGSATPTPSPNSVPATNSSQLGPSDSQTVGPTTTRSGTTPGMSPRSATEESTVEPQTASTPFSTKGSTSSATTSSAVTVTPVVTTSTTTSTAAVTTSTSALEQPVESIHEKASVLDVGDDENPELPSSPLAETTRADPLVIAVISVFVVMVGILGLVGFLRYRQHNSRMEFRRLQDLPMDDMMEDTPLSLYSY; encoded by the exons ATGCTGCGTTTGGAGATAAGGGGACAGAGAGATTCAACTCCTGGCCTCTCCCTCTGCTTCTCCCCTCAGTGTGGGACCTCTGACAAACTTTGCAACATTTCTTATCTCCCTTCTGTAGGAGACGGGCAGAAGACAGGAGAAACTTTGGTGAAACCATCACCTTTTCTCAGCACAATGCCAACCTCGCACCAGCCCAGTGAAGCCGCTGACCTCAGTCCAGAGACTACCACGGTTCCTGAGACAAGTTCGGAGAAAAACATGACTTCTGCAGTGACCAATGGCACTGGAGCCCACACTACGGAGGAGGACGCCCCCATCCCCACCACCCCCATGGCaggaactgaggcagagagaCTGCAGGCTTCCCCCACCGCCAGCCCTGGGGACGTCACAGCTACACACCATGAGCACCACAACGTGAGCCTGTCGGTTAGCAGCAGCACTGAaatcccctccccttccctggcTGCCAGTACTCAGGAAGAAAATCCACCTGGCCACGAAGGCACAGAGCCCTTGAGCACAACGGAAGAAGCAGATGCAGGCAGTGCAACCCCAACGCCTTCGCCGAACAGTGTGCCAG CAACGAACAGCTCGCAGCTGGGACCTTCTGACAGCCAGACCGTGGGGCCTACAACAACGAGATCTGGGACCACACCAGGGATGAGCCCTAGGAGTGCCACAGAGGAGAGCACCGTGGAACCACAAACTGCCTCTACCCCCTTCTCCACCAAAGGGAGCACATCCTCTGCTACCACCTCCAGTGCCGTGACAGTGACCCCCGTTGTGACCACCTCCACCACTACCAGCACAGCTGCTGTCACCACCAGCACATCTGCACTAGAGCAGCCAGTAGAGTCCATACATGAGAAAGCGTCTGTGTTGGATGTAGGCGATGATGAAAATCCAG AGCTGCCCAGCTCTCCTTTGGCCGAGACGACAAGGGCTGATCCCTTGGTAATTGCAGTGATCTCCGTCTTCGTTGTCATGGTGGGCATCCTAGGCCTGGTGGGCTTCTTGAGATACCGCCAGCACAACAGCCGCATGGAGTTTCGGCGCCTGCAGGACCTGCCCATG GATGACATGATGGAGGACACTCCCCTCTCACTCTACAGCTActag
- the LOC136992558 gene encoding uncharacterized protein isoform X3 — protein MEGTRRALLRLAAACCLLCALPGDGQKTGETLVKPSPFLSTMPTSHQPSEAADLSPETTTVPETSSEKNMTSAVTNGTGAHTTEEDAPIPTTPMAGTEAERLQASPTASPGDVTATHHEHHNVSLSVSSSTEIPSPSLAASTQEENPPGHEGTEPLSTTEEADAGSATPTPSPNSVPAATNSSQLGPSDSQTVGPTTTRSGTTPGMSPRSATEESTVEPQTASTPFSTKGSTSSATTSSAVTVTPVVTTSTTTSTAAVTTSTSALEQPVESIHEKASVLDVGDDENPELPSSPLAETTRADPLVIAVISVFVVMVGILGLVGFLRYRQHNSRMEFRRLQDLPMDDMMEDTPLSLYSY, from the exons ATGGAGGGGACGCGGCGCGCCCTgctccgcctcgccgccgcctgctgcctgctctgcgCCCTGCCAG GAGACGGGCAGAAGACAGGAGAAACTTTGGTGAAACCATCACCTTTTCTCAGCACAATGCCAACCTCGCACCAGCCCAGTGAAGCCGCTGACCTCAGTCCAGAGACTACCACGGTTCCTGAGACAAGTTCGGAGAAAAACATGACTTCTGCAGTGACCAATGGCACTGGAGCCCACACTACGGAGGAGGACGCCCCCATCCCCACCACCCCCATGGCaggaactgaggcagagagaCTGCAGGCTTCCCCCACCGCCAGCCCTGGGGACGTCACAGCTACACACCATGAGCACCACAACGTGAGCCTGTCGGTTAGCAGCAGCACTGAaatcccctccccttccctggcTGCCAGTACTCAGGAAGAAAATCCACCTGGCCACGAAGGCACAGAGCCCTTGAGCACAACGGAAGAAGCAGATGCAGGCAGTGCAACCCCAACGCCTTCGCCGAACAGTGTGCCAG CAGCAACGAACAGCTCGCAGCTGGGACCTTCTGACAGCCAGACCGTGGGGCCTACAACAACGAGATCTGGGACCACACCAGGGATGAGCCCTAGGAGTGCCACAGAGGAGAGCACCGTGGAACCACAAACTGCCTCTACCCCCTTCTCCACCAAAGGGAGCACATCCTCTGCTACCACCTCCAGTGCCGTGACAGTGACCCCCGTTGTGACCACCTCCACCACTACCAGCACAGCTGCTGTCACCACCAGCACATCTGCACTAGAGCAGCCAGTAGAGTCCATACATGAGAAAGCGTCTGTGTTGGATGTAGGCGATGATGAAAATCCAG AGCTGCCCAGCTCTCCTTTGGCCGAGACGACAAGGGCTGATCCCTTGGTAATTGCAGTGATCTCCGTCTTCGTTGTCATGGTGGGCATCCTAGGCCTGGTGGGCTTCTTGAGATACCGCCAGCACAACAGCCGCATGGAGTTTCGGCGCCTGCAGGACCTGCCCATG GATGACATGATGGAGGACACTCCCCTCTCACTCTACAGCTActag
- the LOC136992558 gene encoding uncharacterized protein isoform X1 — MLRLEIRGQRDSTPGLSLCFSPQCGTSDKLCNISYLPSVGDGQKTGETLVKPSPFLSTMPTSHQPSEAADLSPETTTVPETSSEKNMTSAVTNGTGAHTTEEDAPIPTTPMAGTEAERLQASPTASPGDVTATHHEHHNVSLSVSSSTEIPSPSLAASTQEENPPGHEGTEPLSTTEEADAGSATPTPSPNSVPAATNSSQLGPSDSQTVGPTTTRSGTTPGMSPRSATEESTVEPQTASTPFSTKGSTSSATTSSAVTVTPVVTTSTTTSTAAVTTSTSALEQPVESIHEKASVLDVGDDENPELPSSPLAETTRADPLVIAVISVFVVMVGILGLVGFLRYRQHNSRMEFRRLQDLPMDDMMEDTPLSLYSY, encoded by the exons ATGCTGCGTTTGGAGATAAGGGGACAGAGAGATTCAACTCCTGGCCTCTCCCTCTGCTTCTCCCCTCAGTGTGGGACCTCTGACAAACTTTGCAACATTTCTTATCTCCCTTCTGTAGGAGACGGGCAGAAGACAGGAGAAACTTTGGTGAAACCATCACCTTTTCTCAGCACAATGCCAACCTCGCACCAGCCCAGTGAAGCCGCTGACCTCAGTCCAGAGACTACCACGGTTCCTGAGACAAGTTCGGAGAAAAACATGACTTCTGCAGTGACCAATGGCACTGGAGCCCACACTACGGAGGAGGACGCCCCCATCCCCACCACCCCCATGGCaggaactgaggcagagagaCTGCAGGCTTCCCCCACCGCCAGCCCTGGGGACGTCACAGCTACACACCATGAGCACCACAACGTGAGCCTGTCGGTTAGCAGCAGCACTGAaatcccctccccttccctggcTGCCAGTACTCAGGAAGAAAATCCACCTGGCCACGAAGGCACAGAGCCCTTGAGCACAACGGAAGAAGCAGATGCAGGCAGTGCAACCCCAACGCCTTCGCCGAACAGTGTGCCAG CAGCAACGAACAGCTCGCAGCTGGGACCTTCTGACAGCCAGACCGTGGGGCCTACAACAACGAGATCTGGGACCACACCAGGGATGAGCCCTAGGAGTGCCACAGAGGAGAGCACCGTGGAACCACAAACTGCCTCTACCCCCTTCTCCACCAAAGGGAGCACATCCTCTGCTACCACCTCCAGTGCCGTGACAGTGACCCCCGTTGTGACCACCTCCACCACTACCAGCACAGCTGCTGTCACCACCAGCACATCTGCACTAGAGCAGCCAGTAGAGTCCATACATGAGAAAGCGTCTGTGTTGGATGTAGGCGATGATGAAAATCCAG AGCTGCCCAGCTCTCCTTTGGCCGAGACGACAAGGGCTGATCCCTTGGTAATTGCAGTGATCTCCGTCTTCGTTGTCATGGTGGGCATCCTAGGCCTGGTGGGCTTCTTGAGATACCGCCAGCACAACAGCCGCATGGAGTTTCGGCGCCTGCAGGACCTGCCCATG GATGACATGATGGAGGACACTCCCCTCTCACTCTACAGCTActag